The DNA region CGGGGTCCAGTTGGCGCTGCTGAGGCTGGTGCCGTTGAATTCGTCCTGCCAGACGGCCTGCGGTTCGGCCGCACCTGACCGCGTGCAGCCGGCCAGCAGTGAGGCGGTCAGGGCCACGGCAAACAGGCGGGCGGTGCGGGCGACCGGGCGGGTGGGGCCTTTCAGTGAGCTGTTCATGCTGACTCCTGGGGAGCAAGAAGACCTGCTGCCACCGGACCCGCGCAGACGGGGCCTTGTGGGACGGCAGAACGGGGCGGCCCGGAAACGGGGGAGGCCGGTGGGCATGGGTTGGAGCGGGGCTCCTGCTGGACTGTCTGTACCGCCTGAGCCTAAGCAATTCTGAAAACGCTGTCAAGCTGCGCAGAGCAAGGATGAAGGTGCATGATGCCCGGCCGGAGTCATGCGTCAGAAAGGTCCGCGTGATGCTGAGGAGAAGAATAGAGCGACCCAGACACCTAAATCCGGCGATATAGTGCAGATTGAGGGTGCGGGTATCTCTGGCGGGCGTCCTCTGGATGACCGGGGCGTCATTCTGAAATGTGACGGGTGACACCAGAAGTTTTGAAAGCGCTTTCAAAACTAGAAGACGTCCCTCTTCACTCACCATGAAGGCCACCCCGGAGGGATCGCACACTCTGCCCCCACCCCAGCAGGCACACTCGGAAGCATGAGCCCCACCACTGCCCGGCGCCCCGGCGGAGGCCGCAAACCCAGCGAACGCCCCAGCAAACCCTGCGCCCACTGCGGCCTGCCCTTCACGTGGCGCAAGAAATGGGAACGCGACTGGGACAACGTCCTGTACTGCTCGGACCGCTGCCGCGCCGCCGCCAAACGGGACCGCCCGTGACAGCCACCCCGAACGCGGGCAGCCCCGCCTACGGCCTCGTATGCCTGACCACCGGCCCCGAGGTCCGGTTCCGCACCATCACTCTCACCCGCTACCGCGCCCTGACCCCCACCGCGCGCGAGGGTGCCCTGCTCGACCTGTACGCCGACAACATCGCCCGGCTGCGCGCCGCCGCCACCTTCTGCCAGGAACGCGGCATCCGCCTGTACCGCCTGAGCTCCAGCCTGTTCCCCATGCTCGACCTCGCCGGAGACGACACGGGCGCCGCCGTCCTGACCCACCTCGCCCCGCAACTGACCCGCGCCGGACAGGCCTTCACGGACGCCGGTATCCGCGTGCTGATGCACCCCGAGCAGTTCATCGTGCTGAACAGCGACCGCCCCGAAGTCCGCGGCAGCAGTTTGCGTGCCATCAGCGCCCACGCCCGCGTCATGGACGACCTCGGCCTGACCCGCACCCCCTGGAACCTGCTACTGCTGCACGGTGGCAAGGGCGGCCGCGCCGCCGAACTGCGCGACCTGATCCCCGACCTGCCGGACGCCGTGCGCCTGCGCCTGGGCCTGGAAAACGACGAACGCGCCTACAGCCCCCGCGACCTGCTGCCCGTCTGCGAGGCCACCGGCACGCCCCTCGTGTTCGACGCGCACCACCACGTCATCCACGACCGCCTGCCCGACCAGGAACACCCCAGCGTCCGCGAGTGGGTCCTGAGTGCCCGCCGCACCTGGACACCCCCCGACTGGCAGGTCGTGCACCTGAGTAACGGCATCGACGGCCCCCAGGACCGCCGCCACAGCCGGCTGATCACCCACCTGCCCAGCGCCTACCACGACGTTCCCTGGATCGAGGTCGAAGCCAAAGGCAAGGAAGAAGCCCTGGCCGCCCTGGCCGCAGCCCCGCCCGCACTGACCTGATCCGATCCCTACCCACGCTGGCACGCCGGGCGCCTAGCACGCCGCCGCCCCGCATGCCGCCGCAGATGCCCCGACGGCCGGGCTGTCCGCCCGGTACGCTCTGGGCATGACCCAGCGTTCAGTCCGATCCCTGACCCTGACCGCCCTGCTGACCCTCCCCCTGACCGCGCACGCCGCTGGCATTCTGGGCACCAGCGTCACGCAGGCGCAGATTCAGCAGTCCGCGTTCTGCCAGTCTTACGACTGCGGCGAACCGTTCGTGCGCGGCCGGGAATGGCAGTACCCGTTCAGTCGCTACCAGGGGCTGTCCATCACGCGCGAATCCGCCGAACCCGGCAGCCGCGTCGTGGATGTTCAACTGTGGGTCCGGAACGACGGTCTGAACGCCGCTGCCGACCGCGCCGCCTTCCAGCAGATGCAGAAACTCGCGCTGGGGTACGTGCCGTATACCGGCGCCGTTGAATCCTGCTACGGCGCGAACTTCACCCGCACGCTCGTCGACAGCCCGGACGAACGCACCCAGGGCGTCACCTGCGAGAAATGGGACAGCTCCACCGATTTCAACGTCACGGTCAGCCCGGCATTCCTCGCGCGGACCGCGCCCGCGCCCGCCACGCTCACGACCGGCCCCACCAAACTGAACACCTGGAAATTCACGGGGTGCGCCTCCCAGAGCGGCACGAACGCCTACCTTCAGATGGGCGAGGCCGCCCGCTGCACCCTGCGCATCGAGACCAAGGGCGCGCAGAGCGCCGTGGTCCGCGCGGACTTCCAGTACGAGATCGAGTACGTGCAGAACGGCCAGTACGTGAAAAAACTCCTGCCAGACGTGGAAACCTGGGTGGCCGGCCGCACACCCGGCACCCTCGACCCGCGCCTCAGCCAGAACGGGCGGGTCGTCACGGCGTCCGTCAGTCTGGCCGTGAAGAAGGTTCCGGACCGCACCGTCACCAGCCTGAACACCATCGCCCGCCTGACGTTCGCGAACGGCACCGTGAAGACCGCGTACGAACCGCTGCTG from Deinococcus seoulensis includes:
- a CDS encoding DUF2256 domain-containing protein, whose product is MSPTTARRPGGGRKPSERPSKPCAHCGLPFTWRKKWERDWDNVLYCSDRCRAAAKRDRP
- the uvsE gene encoding UV DNA damage repair endonuclease UvsE, which produces MTATPNAGSPAYGLVCLTTGPEVRFRTITLTRYRALTPTAREGALLDLYADNIARLRAAATFCQERGIRLYRLSSSLFPMLDLAGDDTGAAVLTHLAPQLTRAGQAFTDAGIRVLMHPEQFIVLNSDRPEVRGSSLRAISAHARVMDDLGLTRTPWNLLLLHGGKGGRAAELRDLIPDLPDAVRLRLGLENDERAYSPRDLLPVCEATGTPLVFDAHHHVIHDRLPDQEHPSVREWVLSARRTWTPPDWQVVHLSNGIDGPQDRRHSRLITHLPSAYHDVPWIEVEAKGKEEALAALAAAPPALT